One genomic segment of Micromonospora sp. WMMC415 includes these proteins:
- the paaE gene encoding 1,2-phenylacetyl-CoA epoxidase subunit PaaE, translating to MTVTITRPVRRRPVFHPLPVAAVDRLTADSVAVTFAVPEELRETFAFAAGQHLTVRRIGDDGEDVRRSYSICSTPDELARHGRLRIGVREIPGGAFSAYACGALRGGDTVDVLPPLGHFTTAFVPDRVRHYGAVVAGSGITPVLSLVATALAVEPASTFTVVYGNRTANTVMFAEELADLKDRYPTRLHLVHVLSREQGESPLLSGRIDADRLGRLLDTIVPGDTIDEWFLCGPYGMVVDAREVLTARGTPESAVRTELFHVDAPPEPVRRPGDEPGAGAEVTIVLDGRSSTFSMGRDERVLDAALKVRGELPYACKGGVCSTCKAKVVDGEVTMARNYALEPDEVAAGYVLTCQSSPTTDRLTVDYDA from the coding sequence GTGACTGTCACGATCACCCGACCGGTCCGCCGCCGGCCGGTCTTCCACCCGCTCCCCGTCGCCGCCGTCGACCGGCTCACCGCCGACTCGGTGGCGGTCACCTTCGCCGTGCCGGAGGAGCTGCGCGAGACCTTCGCGTTCGCCGCCGGTCAGCACCTCACCGTCCGACGTATCGGCGACGACGGGGAGGACGTGCGGCGGTCGTACTCGATCTGCTCCACCCCGGACGAGCTGGCGCGGCACGGCCGGCTGCGGATCGGTGTCCGGGAGATCCCCGGCGGCGCCTTCTCGGCGTACGCCTGCGGCGCCCTGCGCGGCGGCGACACCGTGGACGTGCTGCCGCCGCTCGGCCACTTCACCACGGCGTTCGTGCCGGACCGGGTGCGCCACTACGGCGCGGTGGTCGCGGGGTCCGGCATCACCCCGGTGCTGTCGCTGGTCGCGACGGCCCTGGCCGTCGAGCCCGCCAGCACCTTCACCGTGGTGTACGGCAACCGCACGGCCAACACCGTGATGTTCGCCGAGGAGCTCGCGGACCTGAAGGACCGCTACCCCACCCGGCTGCACCTGGTACACGTCCTCTCCCGCGAACAGGGCGAGTCGCCGCTGCTGTCCGGACGGATCGACGCCGACCGGCTGGGCCGGCTGCTCGACACCATCGTGCCGGGCGACACGATCGACGAGTGGTTCCTCTGCGGGCCGTACGGGATGGTGGTCGACGCCCGCGAGGTGCTGACCGCGCGGGGGACGCCGGAGTCGGCGGTGCGCACGGAGCTGTTCCACGTCGACGCGCCGCCGGAGCCGGTGCGGCGCCCGGGTGACGAGCCCGGCGCCGGAGCGGAGGTGACGATCGTGCTGGACGGCCGCTCCTCGACCTTCAGCATGGGCCGTGACGAGCGGGTGCTGGACGCGGCGCTGAAGGTACGCGGCGAACTGCCGTACGCCTGCAAGGGCGGCGTCTGCTCGACCTGCAAGGCGAAGGTCGTCGACGGCGAGGTCACGATGGCCCGCAACTACGCCCTGGAACCCGACGAGGTGGCGGCGGGCTACGTCCTGACCTGCCAGTCCAGCCCGACGACCGACCGCCTCACGGTCGACTACGACGCGTAA
- a CDS encoding VOC family protein, translating into MSTVPSGTPCWTDLATPDLADARRFYPELFGWTGQIAPEPEAGGYTVFLLDGRAVAGAGPPAIPDQVPIWSVYVATDDADLVAGRVERAGGQVVVPPFEVLDRGRMAVFSDPAGATFSVWQPMAMPGGEVFGVPGAMSWTELVTPDPDGAKVFYELVFGWHPDGQAGESAAAHTAWRLGARIVAGMTVPLGDFPADTPAYWSVYFGVADADAAAARAAALGGSVLVPPRDIPAGRYTALRDPQGALFNAIALPPRP; encoded by the coding sequence GTGAGCACCGTCCCGTCGGGTACGCCGTGCTGGACCGACCTTGCCACGCCGGATCTCGCCGACGCGCGGCGCTTCTACCCGGAGCTGTTCGGCTGGACCGGACAGATCGCGCCGGAGCCGGAGGCGGGCGGCTACACGGTCTTCCTCCTGGACGGCCGGGCGGTGGCCGGGGCGGGGCCACCGGCGATCCCCGACCAGGTGCCCATCTGGTCGGTGTACGTCGCCACCGACGACGCCGACCTGGTAGCCGGGCGCGTCGAGCGGGCCGGTGGGCAGGTGGTGGTGCCACCCTTCGAGGTGTTGGACCGGGGCCGGATGGCGGTGTTCAGCGACCCGGCGGGCGCGACCTTCAGCGTGTGGCAGCCGATGGCGATGCCGGGCGGGGAGGTCTTCGGTGTCCCCGGCGCGATGAGCTGGACCGAGCTGGTCACCCCGGACCCGGACGGCGCGAAGGTCTTCTACGAGCTGGTCTTCGGCTGGCATCCGGACGGTCAGGCGGGGGAGTCGGCCGCCGCCCACACCGCCTGGCGGCTCGGCGCCCGGATCGTGGCCGGGATGACCGTGCCGCTGGGTGACTTCCCGGCCGACACGCCCGCGTACTGGTCGGTCTACTTCGGGGTGGCCGACGCCGACGCGGCGGCCGCCCGCGCCGCCGCCCTGGGCGGCTCGGTCCTGGTGCCCCCGCGCGACATCCCGGCCGGCCGCTACACCGCCCTCCGCGACCCCCAGGGAGCCCTCTTCAACGCGATAGCCCTGCCGCCGCGACCCTGA
- the paaA gene encoding 1,2-phenylacetyl-CoA epoxidase subunit PaaA: MYGNDFPADDGPGGGLLGEVEAAEAALREAAERGRRGATAGEDLAAYFAEVIDADQKIEPRDWMPEAYRKTLIRQIAQHAHSEIIGMQPEGNWISRAPSLKRKAILLAKVQDEAGHGLYLYAAAETLGVSRDELVDLLLSGRQKYSSIFNYPTLTWADVGAIGWLVDGAAIVNQVPLCRCSYGPYARAMIRVCKEESFHQRQGYEILHTLAHGTPAQQAMAQDAVDRWWYPSLAMFGPPDTDSTHSAQSMAWKIKRFSNDELRQRFVDMCVQQAEVLGLSIPDPDLRWNDERQAYDFTQPDYDELMRVIKGEGPCNRQRMEHRRRAHAEGAWVREAAAAYAAKQAAKKEKVAA, encoded by the coding sequence ATGTATGGCAATGACTTCCCGGCCGACGACGGCCCCGGCGGCGGTCTCCTCGGCGAGGTCGAGGCGGCCGAGGCGGCGCTGCGGGAGGCCGCCGAGCGGGGCCGGCGCGGCGCCACCGCCGGCGAGGACCTCGCCGCCTACTTCGCCGAGGTCATCGACGCCGACCAGAAGATCGAGCCGCGGGACTGGATGCCGGAGGCGTACCGGAAGACCCTGATCCGGCAGATCGCCCAGCACGCCCACTCCGAGATCATCGGGATGCAGCCCGAGGGCAACTGGATCAGCCGGGCGCCCTCGCTCAAGCGCAAGGCGATCCTGCTCGCGAAGGTGCAGGACGAGGCCGGGCACGGCCTCTACCTCTACGCCGCCGCGGAGACCCTGGGCGTCAGCCGGGACGAGCTGGTCGACCTGCTCCTGAGCGGCCGGCAGAAGTACAGCTCGATCTTCAACTACCCGACCCTCACCTGGGCCGACGTGGGCGCGATCGGCTGGCTGGTGGACGGCGCGGCGATCGTCAACCAGGTGCCGCTGTGCCGCTGCTCGTACGGGCCGTACGCGCGGGCCATGATCCGCGTCTGCAAGGAGGAGTCGTTCCACCAGCGGCAGGGGTACGAGATCCTGCACACCCTCGCCCACGGCACCCCGGCCCAGCAGGCGATGGCTCAGGACGCGGTGGACCGGTGGTGGTACCCGTCCCTCGCCATGTTCGGCCCGCCGGACACCGACTCCACCCACTCCGCGCAGTCGATGGCCTGGAAGATCAAGCGTTTCTCCAACGACGAGCTGCGCCAGCGTTTCGTCGACATGTGCGTGCAGCAGGCCGAGGTGCTCGGCCTGAGCATCCCCGACCCGGACCTGCGCTGGAACGACGAGCGGCAGGCGTACGACTTCACCCAGCCCGACTACGACGAGCTGATGCGGGTGATCAAGGGCGAGGGCCCGTGCAACCGGCAGCGGATGGAACACCGCCGCCGGGCCCACGCCGAGGGAGCCTGGGTCCGCGAGGCCGCCGCGGCGTACGCGGCCAAGCAGGCAGCGAAGAAGGAGAAGGTGGCCGCGTGA
- the paaC gene encoding 1,2-phenylacetyl-CoA epoxidase subunit PaaC, with translation MNGPFDFTLRLGDDALIAAQRLAEWSTRAPEMEEDIALANIALDQLGAARLLLTYAGELEGAGRDEDALAYLRDDREFRNCLLVELPNGDFAVTMAKLLLLSAYQLPLYTALAGCADERLAAIGAKARKESAYHLDHASLWVRRLGDGTEESHRRMQAAVDEVWPYTHELFTPDPAAPVDPASLRADVDATVTAVLDEATLTLPRTGWAPAGGRDGVHTEHLSYLLAEMQVLHRAHPGASW, from the coding sequence GTGAACGGCCCGTTCGACTTCACGCTGCGCCTCGGCGACGACGCGCTGATCGCGGCACAGCGGCTCGCCGAGTGGTCCACCCGCGCGCCGGAGATGGAGGAGGACATCGCGCTCGCCAACATCGCCCTCGACCAGCTCGGCGCCGCCCGCCTGCTGCTGACGTACGCGGGCGAGCTGGAGGGCGCCGGGCGGGACGAGGACGCGCTGGCGTACCTGCGCGACGACCGTGAGTTCCGCAACTGCCTCCTCGTCGAGCTGCCCAACGGCGACTTCGCGGTGACCATGGCGAAGCTGCTCCTCCTGTCGGCGTACCAGTTGCCGCTCTACACCGCGCTGGCCGGGTGCGCCGACGAGCGGCTGGCCGCGATCGGCGCCAAGGCCCGCAAGGAGTCGGCGTACCACCTCGACCACGCCTCGCTCTGGGTGCGCCGGCTCGGCGACGGCACCGAGGAGTCGCACCGGCGGATGCAGGCGGCGGTCGACGAGGTCTGGCCGTACACGCACGAGCTGTTCACCCCGGATCCGGCCGCGCCGGTCGACCCGGCCAGCCTGCGGGCCGACGTCGACGCGACCGTGACGGCGGTGCTCGACGAGGCGACGCTGACGCTCCCGCGGACCGGCTGGGCGCCCGCCGGTGGCCGGGACGGCGTGCACACCGAGCACCTGTCGTACCTGCTCGCCGAGATGCAGGTGCTGCACCGCGCCCATCCCGGAGCGAGCTGGTGA
- a CDS encoding menaquinone biosynthetic enzyme MqnA/MqnD family protein: MVEHVARPRVGHIQFLNCLPIYWGLMRSGALIDVDLHKDSPDRLSAALVAGDLDIGPITLVEYLKHADDLLLLPDLAVGSDGPVLSVNIVSTRPLADLDHGRVALGSTSRTGVLLAQLLLAERYGVNPEYFRCPPDLTQMLLEADAGVLIGDVALRAMYEAPRGGLTVTDLGQAWREWTGLPMVFAVWAVRRDFAAAHPGLVKEVHEAFLRSRDLCLGELDQVAEAGARWEPFDAATLATYFRVLDFSLGDRQVAGVREFARRAAASGATPELPATGPAFFTG, encoded by the coding sequence ATGGTCGAGCACGTCGCGCGCCCCCGGGTCGGGCACATCCAGTTCCTCAACTGCCTGCCGATCTACTGGGGGCTGATGCGCTCCGGCGCCCTGATCGACGTCGACCTGCACAAGGACTCGCCGGACCGGCTGAGCGCCGCCCTGGTCGCCGGCGACCTGGACATCGGCCCGATCACGCTGGTGGAGTACCTGAAGCACGCCGACGACCTGCTGCTCCTGCCCGATCTGGCGGTGGGCAGCGACGGTCCGGTGCTGTCGGTCAACATCGTGTCCACCCGGCCGCTGGCCGACCTCGACCACGGCCGGGTCGCGCTCGGGTCGACGTCGCGGACCGGCGTGCTGCTGGCGCAGTTGTTGCTGGCCGAGCGGTACGGGGTGAACCCGGAGTACTTCCGCTGCCCGCCCGACCTGACCCAGATGTTGCTGGAGGCGGACGCGGGCGTGCTGATCGGGGACGTGGCGTTGCGCGCCATGTACGAGGCCCCCCGCGGTGGCCTCACGGTCACCGACCTCGGGCAGGCCTGGCGCGAGTGGACCGGGCTGCCGATGGTGTTCGCCGTCTGGGCGGTACGCCGGGACTTCGCCGCGGCCCATCCGGGCCTGGTGAAGGAGGTCCACGAGGCGTTCCTGCGGTCCCGGGACCTCTGTCTCGGAGAGTTGGACCAGGTCGCCGAGGCCGGCGCCCGCTGGGAGCCCTTCGACGCGGCGACCCTGGCCACCTACTTCCGCGTCCTCGACTTCAGCCTGGGTGACCGGCAGGTTGCCGGTGTCCGCGAGTTCGCCCGCCGCGCCGCCGCCAGCGGGGCCACCCCCGAACTTCCCGCCACCGGCCCGGCCTTCTTCACGGGCTGA
- a CDS encoding AAA family ATPase produces the protein MGRRHVTDDRGEPLVLDWRAPVSRSFYRASARDPQGVAVRRRFGFNSGVLTSFEDEHLDRGEELGTASRILTAEIERPRVGPMRDIVATIQPEQDELVRADLADSICVQGAPGTGKTAVGLHRAAYLLYLHRERLRRSGVLIVGPNRAFLSYIAAVLPALGEVEVEQATVEDLVERVPVRAVDDPAVAAVKHDARMADVLRRAVAAHVGEPTEPIVVSDGSFRWRIGLEPLHRVIGETRREGLPYAVGRERVRARVVGLLQRQAEARRAESPSDAWLRRTARSRPVTAFLDEVWPALTPDGLLHELYADPQRLAIAADGLLSAEEQALLAASGTRVGRTARATRWTAADAVLVDEAAGLIERPAGYGHVVVDEAQDLSPMQCRAIARRSEHGSITLLGDLAQGTAPWAARDWRETLRHLGKPDAVVVPLTVGFRVPAAVVAFANRLLPSLAVDVPPAESLRRDGTLEVRTVGELPAATVAEVRAALAHDGSVAVIAADTAVDGLRAALAGAGIETATADDPTAAARVTVVPATVVKGLEYDHVIVVEPAAIVAAEPRGLHRLYVVLTRAVSRLAVLHTAPLPAPLLGD, from the coding sequence GTGGGGCGGCGCCACGTGACCGACGACCGCGGCGAGCCGCTGGTGCTGGACTGGCGCGCCCCGGTGTCCCGGTCTTTCTACCGGGCCAGCGCGCGGGACCCGCAGGGCGTGGCGGTACGCAGACGGTTCGGGTTCAACAGCGGGGTGCTGACCAGCTTCGAGGACGAGCACCTGGACCGTGGCGAGGAGCTGGGCACGGCCAGCCGGATCCTCACCGCCGAGATCGAACGCCCCCGCGTCGGGCCGATGCGGGACATCGTCGCCACCATCCAGCCCGAGCAGGACGAACTGGTCCGGGCCGACCTGGCCGACTCCATCTGCGTGCAGGGGGCACCGGGCACCGGGAAGACCGCCGTCGGCCTGCACCGGGCCGCGTACCTGCTCTACCTGCACCGGGAGCGGCTGCGGCGCTCCGGTGTGCTGATCGTGGGGCCGAACCGGGCCTTCCTGTCGTACATCGCGGCGGTCCTGCCGGCCCTCGGTGAGGTGGAGGTCGAGCAGGCCACGGTGGAGGACCTGGTCGAACGGGTGCCGGTCCGCGCGGTCGACGACCCGGCCGTCGCGGCCGTCAAGCACGACGCGCGGATGGCCGACGTGCTGCGCCGGGCGGTGGCCGCGCACGTCGGCGAGCCGACCGAGCCGATCGTGGTCTCGGACGGCTCGTTCCGCTGGCGGATCGGGCTGGAGCCGCTGCACCGGGTGATCGGGGAGACCCGCCGGGAGGGGCTGCCGTACGCGGTCGGCCGGGAGCGGGTCCGCGCCCGGGTGGTGGGCCTGCTGCAACGGCAGGCGGAGGCCCGGCGGGCCGAGTCACCGAGCGACGCCTGGCTGCGCCGGACGGCGAGATCCCGGCCGGTGACCGCCTTCCTCGACGAGGTCTGGCCGGCGCTCACCCCGGACGGGCTGCTGCACGAGCTGTACGCCGACCCGCAGCGCCTGGCCATCGCCGCCGACGGCCTGCTCAGCGCCGAGGAGCAGGCCCTGCTGGCGGCGTCCGGGACCAGGGTGGGCCGCACGGCGAGGGCTACGCGCTGGACGGCCGCCGACGCGGTCCTCGTCGACGAGGCCGCCGGCCTGATCGAGCGGCCGGCCGGCTACGGGCACGTGGTGGTGGACGAGGCGCAGGACCTCTCCCCGATGCAGTGCCGGGCCATCGCGCGGCGCAGCGAGCACGGCTCGATCACCCTGCTCGGCGACCTCGCCCAGGGCACCGCGCCGTGGGCCGCCCGGGACTGGCGGGAGACGCTGCGGCACCTGGGCAAGCCGGACGCGGTGGTGGTGCCGCTGACCGTCGGCTTCCGGGTGCCCGCCGCCGTGGTCGCGTTCGCCAACCGGCTGCTGCCGTCGCTCGCGGTCGACGTACCCCCGGCCGAGTCGCTGCGTCGGGACGGCACGCTGGAGGTGCGTACCGTCGGGGAACTGCCGGCGGCGACGGTGGCCGAGGTACGGGCGGCGCTCGCGCACGACGGCTCGGTGGCCGTGATCGCGGCGGACACCGCGGTCGACGGGCTGCGGGCGGCGCTCGCCGGCGCCGGGATCGAGACCGCGACCGCCGACGACCCGACGGCCGCCGCGCGCGTCACGGTGGTGCCCGCGACGGTGGTGAAGGGCCTCGAGTACGACCACGTCATCGTCGTCGAGCCGGCGGCCATCGTCGCGGCGGAGCCACGCGGCCTGCACCGCCTCTACGTGGTGCTCACCCGGGCGGTGTCCCGGCTGGCGGTGCTGCACACCGCGCCCCTGCCCGCACCGCTGCTGGGCGACTAG
- the mqnC gene encoding cyclic dehypoxanthinyl futalosine synthase, translated as MTVSREIDDILQRGADGGRITPEEALLLYTDAPFHALGEAADAVRRRRYPDNIVTYLIDRNINYTNVCVTACKFCAFYRAPKHKEGWTHPTEEILRRCGEAVELGATQVMLQGGHHPDYGVEYYEELFSSVKKAYPKLAIHSIGPSEILHMAKVSGVSLDEAIARIKAAGLDSIAGAGAEMLPERPRRAIAPLKESGERWLEVMELAHRQGVESTATMMMGTGETAAERIEHLRMIRDVQDRTRGFRAFIPWTYQPENNHLKGRTQATALEYLRLVAVARLFFETVPHLQASWLTTGKDVGQLALHMGVDDLGSIMLEENVISSAGARHRSNLHELIGMIRSADRIPAQRDTLYNRLAVHWTPADDPTDERVVSHFSSIALPGGGAGKSLPLVDAR; from the coding sequence GTGACGGTGAGCCGGGAGATCGACGACATCCTGCAGCGCGGCGCGGACGGCGGGCGGATCACGCCCGAGGAGGCCCTGCTGCTCTACACCGACGCGCCCTTCCACGCGCTGGGCGAGGCGGCGGACGCGGTACGCCGGCGGCGGTACCCGGACAACATCGTCACGTACCTGATCGACCGCAACATCAACTACACCAACGTCTGCGTGACGGCGTGCAAGTTCTGCGCCTTCTACCGCGCGCCGAAACACAAGGAGGGGTGGACGCACCCCACCGAGGAGATCCTGCGCCGGTGCGGCGAGGCGGTCGAGCTGGGCGCCACCCAGGTCATGCTCCAGGGCGGGCACCACCCGGACTACGGCGTCGAGTACTACGAGGAGTTGTTCTCCTCGGTGAAGAAGGCGTACCCCAAGCTCGCCATCCACTCGATCGGCCCCAGCGAGATCCTGCACATGGCGAAGGTCTCCGGCGTGAGCCTGGACGAGGCCATCGCCCGCATCAAGGCCGCCGGGCTGGACTCGATCGCCGGCGCCGGAGCGGAGATGCTGCCCGAGCGTCCCCGCCGGGCGATCGCCCCGTTGAAGGAGTCCGGCGAGCGTTGGCTCGAGGTCATGGAGCTGGCCCACCGTCAAGGCGTCGAGTCGACCGCGACGATGATGATGGGCACCGGCGAGACCGCCGCCGAGCGGATCGAGCACCTGCGGATGATCCGCGACGTGCAGGACCGGACGCGCGGCTTCCGGGCGTTCATCCCGTGGACGTACCAGCCGGAGAACAACCACCTGAAGGGCCGCACCCAGGCGACCGCCCTGGAGTACCTGCGGCTGGTCGCGGTGGCGCGGCTCTTCTTCGAGACCGTGCCGCACCTCCAGGCGTCCTGGCTCACCACCGGCAAGGACGTCGGGCAGCTCGCCCTGCACATGGGAGTGGACGACCTCGGCTCGATCATGCTGGAGGAGAACGTCATCTCCTCGGCCGGCGCACGGCACCGCTCCAACCTGCACGAGCTGATCGGCATGATCCGGTCCGCCGACCGGATCCCCGCCCAGCGGGACACCCTCTACAACCGCCTCGCCGTGCACTGGACGCCGGCCGACGACCCGACCGACGAGCGG
- a CDS encoding iron ABC transporter permease encodes MQQALTRGPSFRPAGAPQVSRPAGLRARWVVAGVAAVVVALVAGVSLGPVSLPPGSVAVELLNLLPGVRLDSGLTEREIAIVTELRLPRAVLGLLVGGLLALAGGAYQGVFRNPLADPYLLGAAAGAGLAVTVVITAGVGAGGALTGLPVTVPLAAFVGAIGAVVMTYLLGAAGGRSRSPAALILAGVAVSAFLSAGQTYLLQQNSDNIQQVYSWLLGRLATAGWHDVRLVLPYFLLTAVVVLMHRRELDVLSVGDDEATGLGLHPQRSRYLLIVAASLGTAAAVSASGLIGFVGIIVPHTVRLLAGSSYRVILPLSLLFGGAFLALTDVVARTAAAPEEIPIGVVTALLGGPFFVLVLRTTRRMLG; translated from the coding sequence ATGCAGCAGGCGTTAACAAGGGGCCCTTCCTTCCGGCCGGCCGGGGCGCCGCAGGTGTCCCGGCCGGCCGGGCTGCGGGCGCGGTGGGTCGTGGCTGGCGTGGCCGCGGTGGTGGTCGCGCTGGTCGCGGGCGTGTCGCTCGGCCCGGTCAGCCTGCCGCCGGGCAGCGTCGCGGTCGAGCTGCTCAACCTTCTTCCCGGGGTACGCCTCGACAGCGGGCTGACCGAGCGGGAGATCGCCATCGTCACCGAGCTGCGGCTGCCCCGGGCCGTGCTCGGCCTGCTGGTCGGGGGACTGCTCGCCCTGGCCGGCGGCGCCTACCAGGGCGTGTTCCGCAACCCCCTCGCCGACCCGTACCTGCTCGGCGCAGCCGCCGGGGCCGGTCTCGCGGTCACCGTCGTGATCACCGCCGGGGTGGGTGCCGGCGGTGCGCTGACCGGGCTGCCGGTCACCGTCCCGCTGGCCGCGTTCGTCGGCGCGATCGGGGCGGTCGTCATGACGTACCTGCTCGGCGCCGCCGGCGGCCGGAGCCGTTCCCCGGCGGCGCTGATCCTGGCCGGGGTGGCCGTCTCCGCGTTCCTCTCCGCCGGGCAGACGTACCTGCTGCAACAGAACTCGGACAACATCCAGCAGGTCTACTCGTGGCTGCTCGGGCGGCTCGCCACCGCCGGCTGGCACGACGTCCGGCTGGTCCTGCCGTACTTCCTGCTCACCGCCGTGGTGGTGCTGATGCACCGCCGTGAGCTGGACGTGCTCTCCGTCGGCGACGACGAGGCGACCGGCCTGGGCCTGCACCCGCAACGGTCCCGGTACCTGCTGATCGTCGCCGCCTCGCTCGGCACCGCCGCTGCGGTCTCCGCGTCCGGGCTGATCGGTTTCGTCGGGATCATCGTCCCGCACACCGTACGGCTGCTCGCCGGCTCCAGCTACCGGGTGATCCTGCCGCTGTCGCTGCTCTTCGGCGGGGCGTTCCTGGCGCTGACCGACGTGGTGGCCCGGACGGCCGCCGCCCCGGAGGAGATTCCCATCGGTGTGGTCACCGCCCTGCTGGGCGGCCCGTTCTTCGTCCTGGTCCTGCGCACCACGCGACGGATGCTCGGATGA
- the paaD gene encoding 1,2-phenylacetyl-CoA epoxidase subunit PaaD, producing MTSPREAVAAVVDPEIRVVTIDELGILRSVDEDPATGRVLVTITPTYTGCPAMDVIRTDIRRALAAAGHPDAEVRTVYAPAWSTDWISADGRAKLAAAGIAPPGPARREGAVPLTLAVRCPRCGSPETEQVSRFGSTACKALWRCRSCSEPFDHLKAL from the coding sequence GTGACCAGCCCGAGGGAGGCCGTGGCGGCGGTGGTGGACCCGGAGATCCGGGTGGTCACCATCGACGAGCTGGGCATCCTGCGGTCGGTCGACGAGGACCCGGCCACCGGCCGGGTCCTCGTCACCATCACCCCCACCTACACCGGCTGCCCGGCGATGGACGTCATCCGCACCGACATCCGCCGCGCCCTGGCCGCCGCCGGTCACCCCGACGCCGAGGTCCGCACGGTCTACGCGCCAGCGTGGAGCACCGACTGGATCTCGGCGGACGGGCGGGCGAAGCTCGCCGCCGCCGGCATCGCCCCGCCCGGGCCGGCCCGGCGTGAGGGCGCGGTGCCGCTGACCCTCGCCGTCCGGTGCCCGCGCTGCGGCTCGCCGGAGACCGAGCAGGTCAGCCGCTTCGGCTCCACCGCGTGCAAGGCGCTCTGGCGCTGCCGGTCCTGCTCCGAACCCTTCGACCACCTGAAGGCACTGTGA
- the paaB gene encoding 1,2-phenylacetyl-CoA epoxidase subunit PaaB, translated as MSSQEHTPLWEVFVRARRGLSHTHVGSLHAPDAELALRNARDLYTRRQEGVSIWVVPASAITASSPDEKDAFFDPAADKVYRHPTFYQVPDGVAHL; from the coding sequence GTGAGCAGCCAGGAACACACCCCACTGTGGGAGGTCTTCGTCCGGGCCCGGCGCGGGCTGTCGCACACCCACGTCGGCAGCCTCCACGCGCCCGACGCGGAGCTGGCCCTGCGCAACGCCCGGGACCTCTACACCCGCCGCCAGGAGGGGGTGTCGATCTGGGTGGTGCCGGCGAGCGCCATCACCGCGTCCAGCCCGGACGAGAAGGACGCCTTCTTCGACCCGGCGGCCGACAAGGTCTACCGTCACCCCACCTTCTACCAGGTGCCGGACGGGGTGGCGCACCTGTGA
- a CDS encoding ABC transporter ATP-binding protein, translating into MTGPPRGSDPPAGAGAPAVEVRDLHVRLDGVPILGGVDLTVAAGEWVTVIGPNGAGKSTLLRAVGGLLPAPGAVTLFGTPIQAMRRRDRARVVATVAQSPVVPPGMSVLDYVLLGRTPYIPPLGRESAADVAAAHDVLDRLDLAGFHTRELATLSGGERQRVFLARALAQGATLLLLDEPTSALDIGHQQEVLELVDQLRREHGLTVLATMHDLSIAGEYADRMVLLADGRVAATGTPRDVLTEKLLSRHYRATVKVVEGDHGPLVVPVRR; encoded by the coding sequence ATGACCGGCCCACCGCGCGGCTCCGACCCGCCCGCCGGCGCCGGGGCGCCCGCCGTCGAGGTGCGTGACCTGCACGTCCGTCTGGACGGCGTGCCGATCCTCGGCGGTGTCGACCTGACCGTCGCCGCCGGCGAGTGGGTCACCGTGATCGGCCCCAACGGCGCCGGCAAGTCGACCCTGCTGCGGGCCGTCGGCGGCCTGCTGCCCGCCCCGGGCGCGGTCACCCTCTTCGGTACGCCCATCCAGGCGATGCGCCGCCGTGACCGGGCCCGGGTGGTGGCCACCGTGGCGCAGTCCCCGGTGGTGCCGCCCGGCATGTCGGTGCTGGACTACGTGCTGCTCGGCCGTACCCCCTACATCCCGCCGCTGGGCCGGGAGTCCGCCGCCGACGTGGCCGCCGCGCACGACGTCCTCGACCGGCTGGACCTGGCCGGCTTCCACACCCGGGAGCTGGCCACCCTCTCCGGCGGCGAGCGGCAGCGGGTCTTCCTGGCCCGGGCGCTCGCCCAGGGCGCCACCCTGCTGCTGCTGGACGAGCCGACCAGCGCCCTGGACATCGGCCACCAGCAGGAGGTCCTCGAACTGGTCGACCAGCTCCGGCGCGAGCACGGCCTGACCGTGCTCGCCACCATGCACGACCTCTCCATCGCCGGCGAGTACGCCGACCGCATGGTGCTCCTCGCCGACGGCCGCGTCGCCGCCACCGGCACCCCCCGCGACGTCCTGACCGAAAAGCTGCTGTCCCGCCACTACCGCGCCACGGTCAAGGTCGTCGAGGGCGACCACGGCCCGCTGGTCGTCCCCGTCCGCCGCTGA